One region of Bacteroidota bacterium genomic DNA includes:
- the lpxB gene encoding lipid-A-disaccharide synthase codes for MKYFIIAGEASGDLHGANLMRELQKTDTDAVFRFLGGDLMAAIGGKPLIHYREMAFMGVWEVALHLKNIRQNFRLCKNSLLEFHPDVVILIDYPGFNLNMAKFAKKNGYKVFYYISPKIWAWKKSRVKLVKAYVDKMFTILPFETGFYQSHDYSVDYIGNPVMDAVTDSLEKPVDRNDFINKNKLEEKPIIALLSGSRKQEIDRCLPQMLGAAKYYNDYQFIIAGAPSIEKSYYQKYIAGHNVKIVYDQTYDLLRNSTAAVVTSGTATLETALFNVPEVVIYKTSNISYIIGRPIVKIKFFSLVNLILDREAVKELLQFHLERDIKTELDKILYDEKYRHQMLASFQELRKILGTRRSSEAAALLMHKYLNSKN; via the coding sequence ATGAAATACTTTATTATAGCAGGTGAAGCATCAGGTGATTTGCATGGGGCCAACCTGATGCGCGAATTACAAAAAACCGATACCGATGCAGTATTCCGGTTTTTGGGTGGCGATCTGATGGCAGCCATCGGCGGCAAACCTCTGATCCATTACCGGGAAATGGCTTTCATGGGCGTCTGGGAAGTTGCACTCCACCTGAAAAACATCAGGCAAAACTTCAGGCTTTGTAAAAACAGTCTGCTGGAATTTCATCCCGATGTGGTTATTTTGATTGATTATCCGGGATTTAACCTGAACATGGCAAAATTTGCCAAGAAAAATGGCTACAAGGTCTTTTACTACATATCCCCCAAAATTTGGGCCTGGAAAAAATCAAGGGTGAAGCTTGTTAAAGCTTATGTGGATAAGATGTTTACTATCCTGCCCTTTGAAACCGGATTTTACCAATCCCATGATTATTCTGTTGATTATATAGGGAATCCTGTAATGGATGCGGTAACAGACAGCTTAGAAAAGCCAGTTGACCGGAATGACTTTATCAACAAAAATAAACTGGAGGAAAAACCCATCATAGCCCTTTTGTCCGGAAGCAGGAAACAGGAAATAGACCGTTGCTTGCCCCAAATGCTTGGAGCGGCCAAGTATTACAATGATTATCAATTTATTATTGCAGGGGCTCCTTCAATAGAAAAATCATATTATCAGAAATATATTGCCGGCCACAACGTAAAAATTGTTTATGACCAGACCTACGATCTGCTGCGAAATTCAACAGCAGCGGTAGTGACCTCTGGAACAGCAACCCTTGAAACAGCATTATTCAATGTTCCGGAAGTGGTCATTTATAAAACGAGTAATATCAGCTATATTATTGGGCGGCCTATCGTTAAAATAAAGTTCTTCTCACTGGTAAACCTTATATTGGACAGGGAAGCCGTAAAAGAGCTCTTGCAATTTCATCTGGAACGGGACATAAAAACAGAGCTGGATAAAATTTTATATGACGAAAAATATCGCCATCAGATGCTGGCCTCATTCCAGGAATTAAGGAAAATACTCGGGACCAGGCGTTCATCTGAAGCAGCAGCTTTGCTCATGCATAAATATTTGAACTCAAAAAATTAA
- the pheT gene encoding phenylalanine--tRNA ligase subunit beta: protein MKISYNWLKQYINTAIPAEEAAKILTQIGLEVESIEPYQSVKGGLEGFVIGKVLTCEKMANSDKLSKTTVDVGGPEPLHIVCGAPNVKAGQKVVVATEGTIVYMGDESFKIKKSKLRGEASEGMICAEDELGLGTAHDGIMVLPDDVKAGTLAKDYFEIENDISFEIGLTPNRIDAASHYGVARDLAAYLRQSGEVELSRPSVDSFHIDNTEYPVDVEVINTQACPRYAGVTVSGVKVGPSPKWMQNRLQAIGLRSINNVVDVTNYILYEIGQPLHSFDADKIKGKKIVVRTLPEGTKFTTLDGVERDLSANDLMICNESEPMALAGVFGGSESGVTANTTNVFLESAYFNPVWVRKTAKRLGLNTDASFRFERGIDPNITIYALKRAALLIKELAGGEISSEIVDQYPSKLEDFKVNINFKNVNRLVGKVIPPETMRQILTALEIKVTAETSEGMSLIVPAYRVDVQREADVVEEILRIYGYNNVEISPKLHSTIAHFPKPDKEKIINLISDLLSDNGFNEIMSNSLTKASYYENTEAYDSKKTIHIFNPLSSDLGVLRQTMLHGGLEAIALNTNRRNKDLKLYEFGNCYVLKDKTEHPDHLDNYSEKYHLALFLTGLDHEVNWITREEHTSFYLLKTYVEMILKRLGVDPDSLEVKEFSSPVFSEAVQLSDKKDRAVTFGVLRKDMLVPFDIKADVYYADFQGETILELATRNKINFNELPKYPAVKRDLALLLDKEVKFAQVKELAFKTEHKLLKKVSLFDVYEGDKLPEGKKSYAVSFILQDESKTLNDNQIDKAMKTLLTAFEKQLGAQIR from the coding sequence ATGAAGATTTCTTATAATTGGCTTAAACAGTATATCAATACAGCTATTCCTGCAGAAGAAGCAGCAAAAATTCTTACCCAGATCGGCCTTGAAGTTGAATCAATAGAACCCTACCAAAGTGTTAAAGGTGGCTTGGAAGGCTTTGTTATCGGCAAAGTGCTGACTTGCGAAAAAATGGCAAATTCCGACAAACTCAGTAAAACTACTGTTGATGTTGGAGGCCCTGAACCTTTGCATATTGTCTGTGGTGCGCCTAATGTTAAGGCCGGGCAGAAAGTGGTTGTTGCAACTGAAGGTACCATTGTCTATATGGGCGATGAGAGTTTTAAAATTAAGAAATCAAAACTCAGGGGAGAAGCATCCGAAGGAATGATTTGTGCTGAAGATGAACTTGGGCTGGGGACTGCTCACGATGGAATCATGGTGCTTCCTGATGATGTAAAGGCGGGTACTCTTGCCAAAGATTATTTTGAAATAGAAAATGATATATCATTTGAAATAGGGTTAACGCCCAACCGTATTGATGCCGCCTCCCATTATGGCGTTGCCAGGGACCTGGCTGCATATCTGAGGCAAAGCGGTGAAGTTGAACTTTCCAGGCCTTCTGTGGATAGCTTTCATATCGACAATACGGAATACCCGGTGGATGTGGAAGTGATCAATACCCAGGCTTGTCCCCGTTATGCCGGGGTGACGGTATCCGGCGTGAAAGTCGGGCCTTCGCCGAAATGGATGCAGAACAGGCTGCAGGCTATAGGCCTGAGATCAATCAATAATGTTGTGGATGTAACCAATTATATACTTTACGAAATCGGTCAGCCCCTTCATTCGTTTGATGCGGATAAAATCAAAGGTAAAAAGATTGTTGTCCGGACCCTCCCGGAAGGGACCAAGTTTACTACCCTGGATGGCGTAGAACGTGATCTTTCGGCCAACGATCTGATGATCTGCAATGAAAGTGAACCTATGGCTCTGGCCGGTGTTTTCGGCGGAAGTGAATCGGGTGTTACTGCCAATACCACCAATGTATTTCTGGAAAGTGCATATTTTAATCCTGTTTGGGTAAGGAAGACCGCAAAGCGTCTTGGGCTGAATACCGATGCATCCTTCCGTTTCGAAAGGGGCATAGATCCCAATATCACTATTTATGCACTTAAGCGTGCAGCCCTGTTGATCAAGGAACTGGCCGGGGGTGAAATATCTTCAGAGATTGTTGATCAATACCCGTCCAAACTTGAGGATTTCAAGGTTAATATCAATTTTAAAAATGTTAACCGTTTAGTGGGAAAGGTTATTCCTCCTGAAACCATGCGCCAAATATTAACTGCTCTTGAAATTAAGGTTACCGCAGAAACTTCAGAAGGCATGAGCCTGATTGTTCCTGCATACAGGGTTGATGTTCAGCGCGAGGCTGATGTGGTGGAAGAAATACTGAGGATTTACGGTTATAATAATGTGGAGATCTCACCAAAGTTACATTCTACCATTGCTCATTTCCCAAAACCGGATAAGGAAAAAATTATCAATTTAATTTCTGATTTGTTAAGCGACAACGGATTTAATGAGATTATGTCGAACTCGCTGACCAAAGCCTCTTATTATGAAAATACTGAAGCTTACGACAGCAAAAAGACCATACATATTTTTAATCCGTTGAGCAGCGACCTGGGCGTACTTCGCCAGACCATGCTACATGGAGGCCTTGAAGCTATTGCACTGAATACCAATCGCAGAAATAAGGACCTGAAACTTTATGAATTCGGTAATTGCTATGTGCTGAAGGATAAAACCGAGCATCCTGACCATCTGGACAATTACAGCGAAAAATATCATCTGGCCCTTTTCCTGACCGGTCTGGATCATGAAGTAAACTGGATTACCAGGGAAGAACATACAAGTTTTTATCTGTTAAAAACTTATGTTGAGATGATTTTGAAACGCCTGGGTGTTGATCCCGATTCACTCGAAGTGAAAGAGTTTTCTTCTCCTGTTTTCTCTGAAGCCGTGCAACTGAGCGATAAGAAAGACCGTGCTGTAACATTCGGCGTACTTCGCAAGGATATGCTGGTTCCTTTTGACATCAAAGCTGATGTTTATTATGCTGATTTTCAGGGTGAGACTATTCTTGAACTGGCAACCCGTAATAAGATAAACTTTAATGAGTTACCCAAATATCCTGCAGTAAAACGGGATTTAGCCTTATTACTTGACAAAGAAGTGAAATTCGCACAGGTTAAAGAGTTGGCCTTTAAGACAGAACATAAGCTTTTAAAGAAAGTCAGCCTGTTTGATGTGTATGAAGGCGATAAGTTGCCGGAAGGGAAAAAGTCCTATGCTGTAAGCTTTATTTTGCAGGATGAGTCAAAGACACTTAACGACAACCAGATTGATAAGGCAATGAAGACCTTGCTGACTGCATTTGAAAAACAACTGGGTGCTCAAATCAGGTAG
- a CDS encoding O-acetylhomoserine aminocarboxypropyltransferase/cysteine synthase, with amino-acid sequence MSEKKYRFETLQIHAGQTVDPTTMSRAVPIYQTTSYVFKNAEHGANLFGLKEAGNVYTRMMNPTTDVFEKRVAALEGGVAALATASGHSAEFIVLTNLMSQGDNFVSTPNLYGGSYNQFDVSLRRFGIEVRFTKEDKIEEYENLIDERTKAIYVETIGNPRFNIPDFEALVKLAGKHGIPLIVDNTFGACGGWCRPIDFGANIVVESATKWIGGHGTSMGGVIVDAGNFNWANGKFPQFTEPSDGYHGLKFWETFGNTAFITRARVEGLRDFGPAISPFNSFLLLQGLETLSLRVERHGENTLEMANWLEKHPKVESVNYPGLESSPYHQLGKKYLKKGFGGVLSFIVKGGKDNARKFVDHLTLTSDLANVGDAKTLIIQPAATTHAQLSEEAQIACGVYPALLRLSVGIENIEDIKEDFTEAFKAI; translated from the coding sequence ATACAGGTTTGAAACCCTGCAGATACATGCAGGACAAACAGTGGATCCCACAACTATGTCCAGGGCAGTACCTATTTACCAGACCACTTCCTATGTTTTTAAAAATGCAGAGCACGGTGCCAATTTGTTTGGCTTAAAGGAAGCTGGAAATGTGTACACCCGGATGATGAACCCCACCACCGATGTTTTTGAGAAACGGGTAGCAGCTTTGGAAGGCGGAGTAGCCGCACTGGCCACAGCTTCAGGACATTCGGCCGAATTTATCGTGCTGACCAACCTGATGAGCCAGGGCGACAATTTTGTTTCAACGCCCAACCTTTACGGAGGCAGTTACAACCAGTTTGATGTTTCGCTCAGACGTTTTGGTATTGAAGTTCGCTTCACCAAAGAGGACAAAATTGAAGAATACGAAAATTTGATAGACGAACGGACAAAGGCCATATACGTTGAAACCATTGGAAATCCGCGCTTTAATATTCCGGATTTTGAAGCCCTGGTTAAGCTTGCCGGAAAGCATGGCATACCCCTGATTGTGGACAATACTTTTGGGGCCTGCGGCGGTTGGTGCCGCCCCATCGACTTTGGCGCCAACATAGTTGTTGAATCGGCCACCAAGTGGATTGGCGGCCATGGCACAAGCATGGGCGGAGTAATCGTTGATGCCGGTAATTTTAACTGGGCCAACGGCAAGTTCCCTCAGTTTACGGAACCTTCGGACGGTTATCACGGACTGAAGTTTTGGGAAACCTTTGGCAACACCGCTTTTATTACAAGGGCCAGAGTTGAGGGATTGCGCGATTTCGGCCCGGCAATCAGCCCGTTCAATTCATTCCTCCTCTTGCAGGGACTTGAAACTCTTTCATTGAGGGTAGAACGCCACGGAGAGAACACGTTGGAAATGGCCAATTGGCTTGAAAAACATCCCAAAGTAGAAAGTGTAAATTATCCCGGACTGGAAAGCAGCCCTTACCATCAGCTTGGGAAAAAATACCTCAAAAAGGGTTTTGGCGGTGTGCTTTCATTTATTGTAAAGGGGGGGAAAGACAACGCCCGCAAGTTTGTCGATCACCTAACCCTCACCAGCGACCTGGCCAATGTAGGTGATGCCAAAACGTTGATCATTCAGCCTGCAGCCACCACACATGCACAGCTCTCTGAAGAAGCCCAGATAGCCTGCGGCGTTTACCCTGCCCTGCTCCGTTTGTCGGTAGGTATTGAAAATATTGAGGATATTAAAGAGGATTTCACAGAAGCTTTTAAAGCCATTTAA
- a CDS encoding histidine-type phosphatase → MKKNFLFLALPFILLPALIQAQTTKEEFLNNFNHSGGILQSYNFVKTQATPAPKGYKPFYISHYGRHGSRWLTSAENYNLPEKILGEAHQNNKLTALGESLYERVKIVAADAEKHYGDLSHLGVIEHREIAGRMFHSFPEVFSTKDGRKCYIYSRSTLVPRCIISMAANNERLKELNPAIVINREATNRNSYLNADYKAANKDSISAIYHNFLKKHFNTRHFLSNLFNDSVYANEHVKNPASFISDIFQMAGDLQDMDQLKISMFDVFSKDDIFTLWEAVNIDRYYNFTSKEAKNSAKGLLKNILDCADSAIKKGNVSADLRFGHDSYISPLLALMDVNELYDKVPDPENIYKVWSDFKVTPMGTNLQIIFYKNSKTGDIIVKVLHCEKEAKIPVPTDIAPYYHWKDFRAYYTKIIEG, encoded by the coding sequence ATGAAAAAAAATTTTTTATTCCTTGCCCTCCCTTTTATCCTGTTACCTGCCTTAATTCAGGCTCAGACAACTAAAGAAGAATTTTTGAATAATTTCAATCATTCAGGCGGCATTTTACAATCCTACAATTTTGTCAAGACGCAGGCCACCCCCGCGCCAAAAGGCTATAAACCTTTCTACATCAGTCATTACGGGCGGCATGGCTCAAGGTGGTTAACTTCGGCTGAAAATTACAACCTTCCTGAAAAAATTTTAGGTGAAGCTCATCAGAACAACAAGTTAACAGCCTTGGGAGAAAGTCTTTACGAACGGGTTAAAATTGTGGCTGCCGATGCCGAGAAGCATTACGGAGACCTTTCTCACCTTGGTGTTATTGAGCACAGGGAAATTGCCGGACGTATGTTCCATTCTTTTCCTGAAGTTTTTTCCACAAAAGATGGCCGCAAATGTTATATCTATAGCCGGTCAACTTTAGTTCCCCGGTGTATCATCAGCATGGCCGCCAATAACGAACGGTTAAAAGAATTAAATCCGGCCATAGTCATAAACAGGGAAGCTACCAATAGAAACAGCTACCTCAATGCCGATTATAAAGCAGCAAACAAGGATTCTATTAGCGCTATTTATCATAACTTTCTAAAAAAGCATTTCAATACCCGGCATTTCCTTTCCAACCTCTTTAACGATTCTGTTTATGCAAACGAACATGTTAAAAATCCTGCTTCATTTATTTCCGATATCTTTCAAATGGCAGGAGATCTTCAGGATATGGACCAATTGAAAATTTCTATGTTCGATGTCTTCTCTAAAGATGACATTTTCACCCTTTGGGAAGCTGTAAATATTGACAGATATTACAATTTCACAAGCAAAGAAGCTAAAAACAGTGCCAAAGGTTTGTTGAAAAATATCCTGGATTGTGCGGATAGTGCCATAAAAAAAGGAAACGTATCTGCCGATTTGCGGTTCGGACACGACAGTTATATCAGTCCTTTATTGGCTTTGATGGATGTAAATGAACTCTATGACAAAGTTCCTGATCCGGAAAATATTTATAAGGTTTGGAGTGACTTTAAAGTAACCCCTATGGGTACAAACCTGCAGATTATTTTTTATAAAAACAGTAAGACGGGGGATATCATCGTGAAAGTGCTGCATTGTGAAAAAGAGGCGAAAATTCCTGTACCCACCGACATAGCCCCCTATTACCATTGGAAAGATTTCAGGGCCTATTATACAAAAATCATCGAGGGATAA
- a CDS encoding O-acetyl-ADP-ribose deacetylase: MERMELIKGDITQLEVDVIVNAANSTLLGGGGVDGAIHRAAGPALLEECRKLGGCETGQAKITKGYNLPAKYVIHTVGPVWHGGQHKEPVFLANCYRNSLLLAMKNNLKTIAFPNISTGVYRFPKEEAANIAIQEVRQFLSRNPLPKKVIFCVFDDENLGIYQNIIK, encoded by the coding sequence ATGGAAAGGATGGAACTGATAAAAGGTGATATCACCCAATTGGAGGTTGATGTCATTGTAAATGCAGCCAATAGTACGTTGCTGGGCGGAGGTGGCGTAGATGGTGCCATTCACCGTGCGGCAGGGCCTGCCTTGCTTGAAGAATGCCGGAAATTGGGCGGTTGTGAAACCGGACAGGCAAAAATCACCAAGGGTTATAATCTCCCTGCAAAATATGTAATCCATACAGTTGGGCCGGTTTGGCATGGAGGGCAGCATAAAGAGCCGGTATTTCTGGCCAATTGTTACCGGAACAGCCTGCTCCTGGCTATGAAAAACAATTTAAAAACCATTGCTTTTCCCAATATTAGTACTGGTGTTTATCGTTTTCCAAAGGAGGAAGCCGCCAATATTGCAATTCAGGAGGTCAGGCAATTTCTGAGCCGTAATCCATTGCCAAAGAAGGTGATATTCTGTGTTTTCGACGATGAAAATTTGGGGATTTATCAAAATATAATAAAATAA
- the surE gene encoding 5'/3'-nucleotidase SurE, producing the protein MGKIEKPYILVTNDDGIHAGGLKALIDIARSMGNILVVAPDEPQSGMSHAITTKVPLRLRKIHVEEGLLIYSCNGTPVDCVKIALNEIGEKKPDLIISGINHGSNAATSVVYSATMGAAIEGCLNNIPSAGFSLLDFSADADFSSTRKYVTTIIKNILDHGLPKGTCLNVNIPLNKVREIKGIKICRQNKGYWKEEFDKRTDPSKKDYFWLTGSFHNVEPEANDTDEWALQNNYVSVVPVNVDFTAYESIQYLRNWKLNEEI; encoded by the coding sequence TTGGGAAAAATTGAAAAACCATACATACTGGTTACCAATGACGATGGTATCCATGCGGGAGGCTTAAAAGCGCTGATAGATATTGCCCGTTCAATGGGAAACATCCTGGTTGTAGCACCTGATGAGCCACAATCGGGAATGTCGCATGCCATCACCACCAAAGTGCCGTTACGCCTGAGAAAAATTCATGTGGAAGAAGGATTGCTCATTTATTCCTGCAACGGAACCCCGGTTGATTGCGTAAAAATCGCCCTCAATGAAATCGGTGAAAAGAAACCCGACCTGATTATATCGGGGATAAATCACGGGTCGAATGCAGCCACCAGTGTTGTATATTCGGCTACCATGGGCGCCGCCATTGAAGGTTGCCTGAATAATATCCCCTCTGCAGGCTTTTCTTTGCTTGATTTTTCAGCCGATGCAGATTTCAGTTCCACCCGGAAATATGTTACGACCATCATAAAAAACATCCTTGATCACGGATTGCCCAAAGGGACCTGCCTGAATGTAAACATACCCTTAAATAAGGTGCGCGAAATAAAAGGGATAAAAATATGCAGGCAGAATAAAGGATACTGGAAGGAAGAATTCGACAAACGTACCGACCCAAGCAAAAAAGATTATTTCTGGCTCACAGGCTCATTTCACAATGTGGAACCCGAAGCCAATGACACGGATGAATGGGCTTTGCAAAATAATTATGTTTCTGTAGTGCCGGTTAATGTTGACTTTACGGCCTATGAGAGCATTCAGTATTTAAGGAACTGGAAACTTAACGAAGAAATTTGA
- the metA gene encoding homoserine O-succinyltransferase, producing MPVNVPNNLPAIDVLKEENIFVMENSVAIHQDIRPLRIAILNIMPIKSTTETQLLRILSNSPLQLEIELFYLDEHESTHTPKEHLMVFYKTFKEIKNKRYDGMIVTGAPVERLEFEDVDYWEQMKEVMDWSTTHVTSTFFICWASQAALYHLYGVPKYMLPKKLSGVFSHNVLNTKIPIVRGFDDSFVAPHSRFTGIRSSEILKNQELEIVAESEEAGPYIIISKDGRQVFVPGHSEYDPLTLKEEYFRDINKGMKVDIPRNYFPDNDPSRDPIVQWRSHANLLFLNWLNYYVYQQTPYIIDE from the coding sequence ATGCCAGTTAACGTACCCAATAACCTTCCTGCCATTGATGTGCTCAAGGAAGAAAACATATTCGTAATGGAAAACAGCGTGGCCATTCACCAGGATATTCGTCCGCTTCGAATTGCCATACTGAACATAATGCCCATAAAATCGACCACAGAAACCCAATTGCTCAGAATACTTTCCAATTCACCTTTGCAGCTTGAGATTGAACTTTTTTATCTGGATGAACACGAATCTACCCATACGCCCAAGGAACACCTGATGGTGTTTTATAAAACCTTCAAGGAAATAAAGAACAAGAGGTACGACGGGATGATCGTTACCGGTGCGCCGGTTGAACGCCTCGAATTTGAGGACGTGGATTACTGGGAGCAAATGAAAGAAGTAATGGACTGGAGCACTACCCATGTTACTTCCACATTTTTTATCTGCTGGGCTTCGCAGGCTGCCCTGTACCACTTATACGGGGTGCCCAAGTACATGCTGCCTAAAAAGCTCTCAGGGGTCTTTAGTCATAATGTTTTAAATACGAAAATTCCCATTGTCAGGGGATTTGATGATTCATTTGTAGCGCCTCATTCACGTTTTACGGGAATCAGGAGTTCCGAAATTCTTAAGAATCAGGAACTGGAAATTGTGGCAGAATCTGAAGAAGCCGGGCCCTATATTATCATATCCAAAGACGGACGGCAGGTCTTTGTTCCCGGGCATTCGGAATATGATCCCCTGACCCTGAAAGAAGAATATTTCAGGGATATAAACAAAGGAATGAAGGTAGACATACCCAGGAACTATTTCCCGGATAACGATCCCTCCAGGGACCCCATCGTACAATGGAGGTCTCATGCAAATCTGCTATTCTTAAACTGGTTGAATTATTACGTTTATCAACAAACGCCGTATATTATTGATGAATAA